The region TTCCAGTCTCATGTCATCGCCCATCTCAGCAAAATGCAGGTAATCATTATCGCAATGGAGGAAGTTGACAGCATCTCGTAATATTTTTGCTTTTTGGTCACGTGCATAATCAAGGGAGCCCACGGAGCCACCAGATTCGTAGCGAATAGACCTTGGAGATCCTGGATACGACGGTATGCGGACGTCCAATGAGCTGTCCGATAGTTCTGTGTGAGGCAGAAGTATTTCTTTTCATATCTAGTCCATGAAAATATAACCACAAAGTGGGGAATACAGACTTAAAAATTGTAATTTCATAAGAATTTTGGTGTTGTAATTACACCGTATATTAGATTTGGATTTGGATCTCTCTTTGTCAAATCTTGAAAAAGGATTCATTTGCTTAGTCTTTGATGGGGTTCCCGAAACGAAATCGGCAGTCAGGATTCTGATACtgagtaaaaatatcaatctattttttatgtttaatatgAAACTAACTAATACCTAACCATTCTTAATAATGAATTGGTAATTAAACTATTCCCGATTCTGTTctgaatataattattaagttgTACGAAGTATCCCATCACTTTTCTTTCTCCAGGCTTATATTATGTTGAGGTTCATTAGTTTCTTCTTTAGTATCAGAGCTTTCTTTATTTAAGATGGGCTCATTGTCGTCCGGGCGGAAAGTATAAAATTGTTCTCCTTCTATGATGGTTTCCATTTTAGGCACACTTTCTAAAATAGATGACTTTTTCTTCGTCGATAATATGGTCCCTTCAATATCTAAGAGTACatctttgttttttaaatacgcAAGGACAATTGATTCATGTTCGTTATCCGGATCATCTACAGGTATTTCGTTTTCGCTTTGAAGATTGATGTCCATCATTTGCAGTTCGTCGCTAGAGTCTGAGTCGTAAATAATCAATGATCTGATGACTTCTAGAGGATGTTCTTTACTAGTTGAAGGCCCATCGGCATGACGAACCTtagtgtcataattttttctcaagactgtttgtgtttttgtttttttcggaTCGATGAGAATCTCAGAACTGGGTTCGCTTATGTTGCAGGAGTTGAATATGAACAGCGGATCTCTTTCAATATTTGGAATCGCTGTGATATCTGTCCTGAATGTAAATGGTACGTTGTTGTCATCTTCGCTGCAAAGAATATGGGACTTAAATGCTTTGATGGTCCTGTTGAGAGGAATTTAATATTGTTGTTCCAACGATGTTCTCAGGCAATAATTAAATGGATGATTCAACTGCTGCCAACCTGATATCGGCCCCGCGCCTGATGAATTGATAACGGCTGTAAGTCCCCAAATGCTCCTCGCGTTCGATACGAAGTCTTTTATGTACACTCATTAGGTCGGCGATATGGTCAGGTAACACCCGTTCAGAGTAAACGTTATAAAGGAATGATTGGAATAAATCTTTGCCTAAGCGTTTCATGAACATTGCAAAATAACTACATAACCAAAAAAAGGAATCATACGTCGACCGCCTCGGGGCTCTGTCATCTTCGACGAAGGGGTTACTGGTGGACGTAGCTGCGTCGTGGAGGCTTACAACTGCCAATTCCttgttacttaattttctaaGTTTTTCTCCATTCATATTAACTTAGGAGTAACTAAAAGTAGCTAAGCTTAAATTAAGACGCATTCAAtagcaaaatacaaaaaatggaGTAATGGCATTGACAGGAacatgtttgaatttttttggaCGTTTTAAGTCAGTCATATTCCTTGACAACCAGTGTAGTTGCGAGTTGCGAGCAAAGAGGGCTAACAGGGTTTTAACAAAGGTAAGTATAGCGTAAGAGGTTATAAGAAGATCTATggattataaatataaatatattaaaaggtatacgtacagtcaagtgtaaaaatatgaacttattcaaagcttcaaaaataagtaccacagacttattccgacgtaataaggccgtagtaacatatttttgagtggtttgaatagatacttatttttgaacttgactgtacatctaAGTAAAAATCCAAGAATGAAGAATTTATTCCCAATAAATATTTCATGTTTCTCttgttatgtatttatctcatatgttttatttgtgtaaaataaaaagttacacaTACACGCCAATGAcacaaaaaacttgtaataaaatataacctaaccaacaaaaagttgggaaacacaatatctcaaaaacggctaaaccgattttaatgcaacatgtctaggaaccattgctagaaaacccgatttcaaataaaaaaagccgcattcaaatcggtccacccgtttaagcgctacggtgccacagacagacacacgtagcggtcaaacttataacatccacccctctttctgcgtcgggggttaaaaatacagcgagtgaattaatataaaaaaatattataaaagagtttttttttcaatgcgcAATCAAACAGCATTTATTCAGTTAATACTAGTTTAATACAGCAAGTTTATAATTTACACGTACTAACTCATTctaagtataatttaatttaataaaatatgaagtTTTACTTCACCACAATTATAAACATTCCAGAATCCTAATTTTTCGcattaatttaacatttaattaatagattaaatatattaattcgTAGACTTATGTACGCAGAACGGATATGCAGGAAACGAGGTAGGGGTACTCACATAAGATAGCCATAGGTATTTCATACAAAACTTGGCTAAAATGAAACAGTTTTTCTTAAATCATTACTAAATGCCTTAATactgtaggtatttaaattcCTATTGATGGTAGGTAcaaatacgtttttttattttttaggccttttttatttttcagttaatTAAGAATGAGAATGACTTgcaatataggtacttactaagaAGTGTCATTGTGTACTATTAATTTTCACATATTTCTAATCTGGTATCCGCTACAAACTGCGAATTAAATGCGCGACAATCTCCCGCCCCAAATGCCAAAGAGGCGTCCATCCGACAAGTTTATTGTGCTGATATTCATATGCGAATTGGATGTTGTATAATTACAACTTTCATTTTGAAGGTGTTACAGCGATGTTAGGAATGGACACCGGACTACTCAAACGGACTGTTTAAAGTATCAGTCGTCGATAGACTGGAATATCTTGTTCCTGGACGCGTGGCGCGGAGCGGAGCAGCTCCGCCAGCGTGTAGAGATCGTCCCGGGGCCGTACATTATTAGGCTGGCGCATCAGACCATCGGAGCGTTTCCGGGCCACCATGAAGCGCTTCATCTTGTTGGCATACTGCCTCTTACGCCGCGCTTCTTCATACCTCTGGGCGAGCTCAGCCGGATCAACGGGGTACACATCTGGGTAGCCGCGAGATAGAGCCATGCGATTCTGTTCTGAGAAGTACGAAGAGTGATGGGGATACTCGCGTTCAGGTGTATTAATAACCACAGGTTCGTTGTACCAAACGTCGCCGTTCTCGTCTACCTGTGGCTGTTCGTCTTCGACCGGGTTGATGTGTCCATAATAACGATCTGCAGTCCATTGGTTGGCATTCCACTGTTGCTCTTGTTTTCTGCGCTCTTGGGCTTCCCACAAATTCAGGAGAGCTCTGACGTCAGCAGCGCTTAAGCCCGAGTCCCGCTTGCGTCGTTCCGAAATAGGCCTAAAAGAAAAATAGTCAAGTTCAAAacgtgattggttttttggagtctttttgtattttttatttcaactccaaatttgttcccagcgctggtctctttttctggtttttctgtgcatccatgtctcagtctgtattttcgatatgttcaAAACATTAACAATTTATTTTGCTAGCTCGTCAAAACTTTTTCTAATTAGTATATTACCTGAAATTCTTCTTATTGCCACCCGAACTCTTGGTAGCAGTTTTAGCAGATGCTGCCGCACCTCCTACTTTTGTGCCGCTGCCTCGTTTGCTGCGGTGAGCATCGTGGTCATGGGGCAGCATGTCAACAGGTGACAAAGAGTCATGTCCGTCAGGcctaaaaataatcataaacacttgtgaaattgaaaaaaagggTAATACTTTTAAagcaaatgtaaaaaaagtgCCGCTTACTTGAGATTCTTTTTGCCTGAGCCGTTCTTGGTGGCTACCTTGGTGGCAGCTCCAGCCCCGCCAACCTTGGTCCCGCTTCCTCGCTTTCGTCGTCGCGAGTCGTATCCAGGGGACAGCCCCTCCATGGCAGGGGGCTCTCCGTACAGTTCGGGTCTCATAATGAGATTGTCAAGATCGCCCGACGGGGGCGGTACATCATAGCGCTGAGCTACTCCCTGCTCGTATCCCTCAGAGTTTCCTAAAATAAAGCATCAAATCAAAAGTATGATTCATGTGTAGGCAATATAAATAAGCTTTAAAATAAGTTGTTATAGAACAAGTTAATGAGTAAGAGTTAGGTAGAAGATCAATTTAGAGTTTAGATATCATTTCAatcaattataaatttaaaggaGCATTCCATTCGTTGGTACAGAGTCGCGCAGTTGTCAATAAGCTGCATGATACATCAGGCATCAGGAACTGTCCCATTAGAGAAGATTGGATGTGAGTGAGACTCGCTTTGGTGTGGCCATTGTTACCTTCTTCGCTGAGAGCGAGCGGATACGGTTCCAAATCGTTTTTGTCGCTCTTGTTCAGGAATAAAGACTGTGTGTCGTCTTTTGCTTGGTCCCAATTTTCTGGTAGTTCACCAATTGGACCGGCATCTAAAATTCAATTGATCGTATTTTGGTCTCATTGATAAATAACAAATACCTTAGGGCTCATACCGAAGCGAGCTAGTGAGGATGATAGGTATTCATGTCCAATGATGATACGAGTTGTATGATATTTGAAAATAGAGgcatgctttcaaataaattttctttattgtgTTATGTTAGAAAAACTACTTAAAACATTTGACAACCAGTATTTCATATGCTTAAAATATTCAGAAAGATTTCCAGAAAGTTCAATAATTTGGCCATGGGGCACATACTCAAATAAAGGCAACAATTCTTGTTTGTCTTTCAGCATCACCGGTTAGATGAATTTGGTagtcaataataataacgaGACCTCATTCAGTAATCTCACAGATCAATACGTCTATTTATAGACAAAGTCCCTGATAGGTCCCATAGCTATGAGAGAGAGCAAGTTGATCCCGGATTGAAGGAACTACGCAACACCGGAACGGCGCAGAAAGGACACCTGTTGCTAATTTTAGAGCGCAGCAGAAACCGGCTGATCAATACAAGATAACAAAACAATCCGATGACATAGATAAGCAACtaacaaaaacagaaaaaaggAGAAAGTACAAAAATTCAAATCACAGGCCTCTGAATAAAGAAAAAGTACTAATATAGGTTTATTCTAACACGAAAAGAAAACCAAAAGCATTTAACATACCTTTGTTATTCGTAGGCGTTGGCACAGCATCAGCCGCAAGGAAAACCGCGAAAAACGCGGTAAAAGTAATGGCTAACATATTCCCGACAATGCTGAACAGTCAAATATTATCCAAAAATTTAAATGTTGCGATAGTGAAGACAACCGGATGCGATTGTGAGGTGGCCGCTTGCAGGGCGCGAGTGGCGTCTATCAGAGCCCACTGGAGAGAAAACCCGGTGCTTCTGTCGATAAATTCGAGGCATGCGCAGTAAGGACCCGAGCACAGAGACGAATTGCTCCCAACAATAAACAGCCTCTGACGCACAAAGTCCCGACTCGTGTCTTGACCTTTCGCTGATATATAAGATAcatttattaaactttttagAATTCTATTCAGACTTCAGAAAATTAACCCTCATCTAACTTCAATCTAAGTTTGTGTACTTAGTTATTTCTAAGACATACGAAATTGCAAATTCATATTTCCATACCTTGAGAAAAAAGTGTTGCCGACGTTTCCAGTTTATTCGTGAAAATTAAATCAGCAGCCACTCGGGTCAGgaattaggtactttaattgCGTGAAGCTTACCTATCTACTTTCACCGTCATTAGACAGCTAAGTGATGATCTGAACACAGCacccaaaaatatttgaaacgcTCTACCCTGTAATAGattgtgttagatatttttgaatgTATTTCCTATCAAGTTGTATTGCTGATGACTTATAGGTGCATAGAAATAATCTAAGTTTACAGGGTTGATCCCAGTTGAACCCTGATGGTTAGAAGCAGGCAAACAAAAACAGGAAGCTGGGCCCAGCACGTAGACCTTAGGAACGTACGCTTTATGTCCAAATAAAGTAATGTGCGAGGCCCTCACAAATGAACGTCTAGAATAGATAAAAAGTTTAtacgtcccgctcacgctaataacAGGAGAGTTCAAATTGTGAACTAACGAGCCCTGTTGGAGCTGCATGAAGAGAAGTTATTGTATTAACACTGTGGTATTAAGATTGAATCTGATAGTTgaataatataaagtatttGAAATGACTAAGTAAGATTTTTAGTTCCATTTCTAAATAACCTAaacgtttttttattcaaagtacAAGCCAGGCTGAAACGAACATACAGGGAACTTAACAGCTGCTAATTATTTACTCTGTGTAAAGGTGAGGTTCTGCGTTCGGGagtaaatgacaaaaaaaaaacatttaaaaaaagtatagaattaagtttttttttgcaatccTTAGTTCAACCCTGGCAGCCAGTAGCAGGCTAAAGAT is a window of Choristoneura fumiferana chromosome 23, NRCan_CFum_1, whole genome shotgun sequence DNA encoding:
- the LOC141440781 gene encoding putative neuropeptide precursor protein isoform X2, translated to MLAITFTAFFAVFLAADAVPTPTNNKGNSEGYEQGVAQRYDVPPPSGDLDNLIMRPELYGEPPAMEGLSPGYDSRRRKRGSGTKVGGAGAATKVATKNGSGKKNLKPDGHDSLSPVDMLPHDHDAHRSKRGSGTKVGGAAASAKTATKSSGGNKKNFRPISERRKRDSGLSAADVRALLNLWEAQERRKQEQQWNANQWTADRYYGHINPVEDEQPQVDENGDVWYNEPVVINTPEREYPHHSSYFSEQNRMALSRGYPDVYPVDPAELAQRYEEARRKRQYANKMKRFMVARKRSDGLMRQPNNVRPRDDLYTLAELLRSAPRVQEQDIPVYRRLIL
- the LOC141440781 gene encoding putative neuropeptide precursor protein isoform X1, giving the protein MLAITFTAFFAVFLAADAVPTPTNNKDAGPIGELPENWDQAKDDTQSLFLNKSDKNDLEPYPLALSEEGNSEGYEQGVAQRYDVPPPSGDLDNLIMRPELYGEPPAMEGLSPGYDSRRRKRGSGTKVGGAGAATKVATKNGSGKKNLKPDGHDSLSPVDMLPHDHDAHRSKRGSGTKVGGAAASAKTATKSSGGNKKNFRPISERRKRDSGLSAADVRALLNLWEAQERRKQEQQWNANQWTADRYYGHINPVEDEQPQVDENGDVWYNEPVVINTPEREYPHHSSYFSEQNRMALSRGYPDVYPVDPAELAQRYEEARRKRQYANKMKRFMVARKRSDGLMRQPNNVRPRDDLYTLAELLRSAPRVQEQDIPVYRRLIL
- the LOC141440780 gene encoding uncharacterized protein isoform X2 — its product is MNGEKLRKLSNKELAVVSLHDAATSTSNPFVEDDRAPRRSTEDDNNVPFTFRTDITAIPNIERDPLFIFNSCNISEPSSEILIDPKKTKTQTVLRKNYDTKVRHADGPSTSKEHPLEVIRSLIIYDSDSSDELQMMDINLQSENEIPVDDPDNEHESIVLAYLKNKDVLLDIEGTILSTKKKSSILESVPKMETIIEGEQFYTFRPDDNEPILNKESSDTKEETNEPQHNISLEKEK